CTGACCAGGTACTTCCCGTCAAAATAAAGATACTGTGTCTTTGTGAGGTAACCCTCGTCTACCGGCAGGCCGCTCATCCTCCCGTAATATGTCCATCTCTCCTTCGCGTTGCCCCATTTGCCGGTATTGTCAAATTCCTTCAAGTCCGGTTCTCCCCATTGCGCAAGGACCTGGTCTTTAGCAAGGCCGGCCCTGAGCATAGAGGTGCCGAACGGGTGTTCGATTATCTGTTTGGGGGACGGAGGCTCTATGCCTGCGCAACCGGTAAGACAGACTAAAACAGCGGATAAAACAGTAAAAACTAAACACCTTAAAAGTCTCTTTGGCATCTCCTTACCTCCGTTTTTTGAGGACCAGGTTCGTCCTTAATGATTTAATATTATATCCTTCTTTGGATTTAAAGTCAAAATTATAAAATTTTTCCTTAAATTCAAATGATCCGCTCTTCCCTGCGAGCTCCCTGAACTCGGCGAAGAGCAGTGCCCTGGTCTTGGCCCTCGAGGTCACGGTAGAATTGACCGAGGGGCCGGTCACTTTAAATATGAGCTCGTCATCGAAGGTCTTCTCCTCCGGGTTGAAAGTCTCCCCGTGCTGGACATATCTCGCGTCTACGCGGATATTACCGCGCTCCTGGGTCCAGCAAAGGTCCTCCCATCCGCCGATACGGTCATCTTCCGGCATCCAGAGGTCTATGATATAAAGCCCGCCGCCATCAAGTGAAGCGGCGACGGACCTTAGGTGGCGCAGTATGTCTTCGTCGGTAAGCAGGTACCTGAACGAATCGAGCATGCAGATCGCGCATCCGAACTTGCGGCCCGTATCAAATCCCTTCATGTCCGCCTGTGCGCATTTTACGTCGAGGCCTTCGGCCGCGGCTTTCTTCAGGACAAAATCGACCATCTCTTTTCTCCCGTCTATGCCCGCCGCTTCGTACCCGCGCCGCGCGAATTCCATAAGATGTATCCCGGTCCCGCAGGCCATATCAAGCACGGAACGGCCATTCGCGCCCGAATATTTCTCTATGCACCGCTCTATGAAATCGCATTCCGGCCTCCTGTCCCAGTCGTAGGCGACGTCGCAGAAGCCCGGATGCGAATACGCGTCTTTCATCGCAGTCCGCACCTGTCCAAAGCGGCCCCGAACATCATGTTTATCATCCTCTCATAAGTGACGCCCATAAGTTCCGCGACCATGGAAAAATAGTCGTCCCGCGCCAGGGACGGGAGCGGGTTGATCTCAAGCATATAAACCCTTTTTTCCCGGTCAACGCGGAAGTCTATCCTGGCGAAATCCCTGCACTCCAGCCCATTGAAGGCCTTAAGCGCAAATCTCTTTATCCTCTCCTCGAGTCCCGGGTCTATATCCATAATATCCCTGTATTTTAGTTCCCGCCTATCCATGAATGAACTATACTGCTTGTCCGCGCAGGTCTTATCGAAAATATGGCTGCTCAATCCGGTTTCGATCTCCACGTGGCGCTGCACGACCGGAAGGACGACGGGATCCCTGTTCCCTATTATCCCGACGGTGAACTCCCATCCGTCGATAAATTCCTCGACCAGGGCCGGCTGCCCGTATTTCCTGATTATTTCATCTGTTTGCTTCTCGAGAGAGGACATATTCCGGACCACCGAACCGGGGCCTATCCCCTTGGCCGAGCCCTCATATCGAGGCTTTACTATAAACGGGAACTTTAATCCTTTGGGCACGGCGGCCCTGCCGCCTTTTACGCATTCGAAATATGCCGGTGTCGGGATCCCGTGATACATGAATATTTTTTTTGATATTACCTTATCGAGAGAGACGGAAAGTGTGAGCGCGTCGGAACCTGCGTAAGGTATGCCGGCGATGTCGAGGAGCACCGGGACTTCGGATTCGCGGTTCCTCCCGGAGATGCCCTCGGCTATATTAAAGATTATGTCGAATTTCAGGGAGAATAATCCGGAGAGGAGGCGCTTGGATGAACCTATACGTATCGCCTTGTTACCGCCCGAATCAATAGCCTCCACGACAGCGGA
The Candidatus Omnitrophota bacterium DNA segment above includes these coding regions:
- a CDS encoding ATP-grasp domain-containing protein, coding for MGLLVGLTFDIKSRKVPKGSPSDLWAEHDSEETISAVVEAIDSGGNKAIRIGSSKRLLSGLFSLKFDIIFNIAEGISGRNRESEVPVLLDIAGIPYAGSDALTLSVSLDKVISKKIFMYHGIPTPAYFECVKGGRAAVPKGLKFPFIVKPRYEGSAKGIGPGSVVRNMSSLEKQTDEIIRKYGQPALVEEFIDGWEFTVGIIGNRDPVVLPVVQRHVEIETGLSSHIFDKTCADKQYSSFMDRRELKYRDIMDIDPGLEERIKRFALKAFNGLECRDFARIDFRVDREKRVYMLEINPLPSLARDDYFSMVAELMGVTYERMINMMFGAALDRCGLR
- a CDS encoding class I SAM-dependent methyltransferase, coding for MKDAYSHPGFCDVAYDWDRRPECDFIERCIEKYSGANGRSVLDMACGTGIHLMEFARRGYEAAGIDGRKEMVDFVLKKAAAEGLDVKCAQADMKGFDTGRKFGCAICMLDSFRYLLTDEDILRHLRSVAASLDGGGLYIIDLWMPEDDRIGGWEDLCWTQERGNIRVDARYVQHGETFNPEEKTFDDELIFKVTGPSVNSTVTSRAKTRALLFAEFRELAGKSGSFEFKEKFYNFDFKSKEGYNIKSLRTNLVLKKRR